One window from the genome of Desulfobaccales bacterium encodes:
- a CDS encoding transporter: MALSLAWPLSLGLAGVGRGADKPEACPATGEAQKGEAAGGQEGEKKEGDECPSTFGPIITDTAIPIDKGRFAVQPTFGLAFVTHRFTPSWRRVSPGGDFRSFGMDWKFTYGLLNNLEVFVVLPYVHNWASHVDAPGPGGERSANFGGLGDINLTFKYRLVEETQTRPTVTALFAVDFPTGHYKNLNPRFLGTDAIGGGAYVFTVGLNLQKYLRPVILYGNLWYSMQTAYTDDAGRNYPRDFVTLNLAAEYPLHKKWVALLELTSFWDAGRLIGHQANTPPGALLSVMPGIEYMATEKLSFAFGVNIDLLGKNADAAVTPLFSLVYAF, translated from the coding sequence TTGGCCCTGAGTCTGGCCTGGCCCCTGAGCCTGGGGCTGGCGGGGGTGGGCCGCGGGGCGGACAAGCCGGAAGCATGCCCCGCGACGGGCGAAGCCCAGAAAGGGGAGGCCGCCGGGGGCCAGGAGGGGGAGAAGAAAGAAGGGGATGAATGTCCCTCCACCTTCGGGCCCATCATCACCGATACCGCCATTCCCATCGACAAGGGCAGGTTCGCGGTGCAGCCCACCTTCGGGCTGGCCTTTGTCACTCACCGCTTCACCCCAAGCTGGCGCCGGGTCTCGCCGGGCGGGGATTTCCGCTCCTTCGGCATGGACTGGAAATTCACCTACGGCCTCCTGAACAACCTGGAGGTCTTTGTGGTCCTCCCTTATGTCCACAACTGGGCCAGCCACGTGGACGCGCCGGGTCCGGGCGGAGAGCGCTCCGCCAACTTCGGCGGCTTGGGAGACATCAACCTCACCTTCAAGTACCGCCTGGTGGAGGAGACCCAGACCCGGCCCACGGTGACCGCGCTCTTTGCGGTGGATTTCCCCACCGGCCACTATAAAAACCTCAACCCCCGCTTCCTGGGTACGGACGCCATCGGCGGCGGGGCTTACGTTTTCACTGTGGGCCTCAACCTGCAGAAATATCTCCGGCCGGTGATTCTTTACGGCAACCTGTGGTATTCCATGCAGACCGCCTACACCGACGATGCCGGCCGCAACTACCCCCGGGACTTTGTCACCCTCAATCTGGCGGCGGAATACCCCCTGCACAAGAAGTGGGTGGCGCTCCTGGAGCTCACCAGCTTCTGGGATGCCGGGCGCCTCATCGGTCATCAGGCCAACACTCCGCCCGGAGCCCTGCTCTCAGTGATGCCGGGGATTGAATACATGGCCACGGAGAAGCTCTCCTTCGCCTTCGGCGTCAACATCGACCTCCTCGGCAAAAACGCCGACGCTGCAGTGACGCCGCTCTTCTCTTTGGTGTATGCTTTCTGA